Proteins co-encoded in one Astyanax mexicanus isolate ESR-SI-001 chromosome 1, AstMex3_surface, whole genome shotgun sequence genomic window:
- the LOC125802086 gene encoding uncharacterized protein LOC125802086 gives MAKTMFDLLEGALEDLGAEKFKKFISKMTDPGLETRVAKGAVEEKDCGDIANLLIEHFTESRALEITLQIMRNIKANQTAENLEKDAAANGFSPSAGAGGSAGTATPNPNPNPNPGGSSSVVTPTNDVSDKAAFIDDKFVELVEKATLMNAVLDILLSKKVINDEQYNDIGSERTEQQKMRRLIREALKASGASGKAVLYDALMVKQPYMMKDLGAP, from the exons ATGGCCAAGACCATGTTCGACTTGCTGGAAGGAGCTCTGGAGGACCTGGGCGCGGAGAAGTTTAAGAAGTTCATCAGTAAGATGACGGACCCCGGGCTCGAGACGCGCGTGGCAAAGGGCGCCGTGGAGGAGAAGGACTGCGGGGACATCGCGAACCTCCTGATAGAGCACTTCACCGAGAGTCGCGCGCTGGAGATCACTCTGCAGATAATGAGGAACATCAAAGCGAATCAGACCGCGGAGAATCTAGAAAAAGATGCTGCAG ctaatGGATTCTCGCCGTCTGCTGGAGCAG GTGGATCAGCCGGTACAGCGACTCCAAATCCAAATCCAAATCCAAATCCAG GTGGATCATCCAGTGTGGTGACTCCAACTAATG aTGTTTCAGATAAAGCCGCCTTCATCGATGATAAGTTTGTGGAGCTAGTGGAGAAAGCAACATTGATGAATGCCGTCCTGGACATACTCTTGAGCAAGAAGGTCATCAACGATGAGCAGTACAACGATATTGGCTCTGAGCGAACGGAGCAGCAGAAGATGCGACGTTTGATTCGTGAAGCATTGAAAGCGAGTGGTGCCTCAGGGAAGGCCGTTCTGTACGACGCCCTGATGGTTAAGCAGCCCTACATGATGAAGGATCTGGGGGCTCCCTAA